One window from the genome of Cottoperca gobio chromosome 15, fCotGob3.1, whole genome shotgun sequence encodes:
- the polr1c gene encoding DNA-directed RNA polymerases I and III subunit RPAC1 → MAATMSNVEEIRNRVILGEFDVKNVHSSDFPGNYPGYDDTWNMQKFQKNFRIDVVHLDENSMEFDMVGIDPAIANAFRRILLAEVPTMAIEKVFVYNNTSIVQDEVLAQRLGLVPIKADPRLFEYRNAGEESAEEEGSEIDTIQLQLKIKCSRNPRASKDSSDPRELYLNHMVYSRDITWVPIGNQADVFADSVIGPVHDDILIAQLRPGQELDIIMNCVKGVGKDHAKFSPVATASYRLLPEITLLELVEGEKAERLKRCFSRGVIDIEDVNGKKVAKVVNSRLDTCSREVLRHDDLKDVVKLGRLRDHFIFTVESTGILPPDVLVTEAIQVLMVKCQRFLNELDSTNME, encoded by the exons ATGGCGGCGACCATGAGCAACGTGGAAGAAATTCGGAATCGAGTTATACTTGGGGAATTTGATGTGAAGAAT GTTCATTCTTCAGATTTCCCTGGCAACTACCCTGGTTATGATGACACTTGGAATATGCAGAAATTTCAAAAG AACTTCAGAATTGACGTAGTGCATCTGGATGAGAACAGTATGGAGTTTGACATGGTGGGGATAGATCCAGCCATCGCCAATGCCTTCAGAAGGATCTTACTAGCTGAG GTGCCTACCATGGCCATAGAGAAGGTGTTTGTCTATAACAACACATCCATCGTTCAGGATGAAGTCCTGGCCCAAAGATTAGGCCTCGTCCCCATCAAAGCTGACCCTCGCCTGTTTGAGTACAGGAACGCTG gTGAAGAGTCTGCAGAGGAAGAAGGTTCAGAAATAGATACAATTCAACTGCAGCTGAAGATTAAATGCAGCAGGAACCCCAGAGCCAGCAAAGACTCGTCTGACCCACGAGAGCTGTATCTGAACCACATGG TTTATTCCCGGGACATAACGTGGGTCCCCATTGGGAATCAGGCAGACGTGTTTGCAGACTCCGTCATCGGGCCAGTACATGATGACATCCTGATCGCTCAGCTCCGACCAGGACAGGAGCTGGACATTATCATGAACTGTGTCAAAGGGGTTG GTAAGGACCATGCTAAGTTCTCTCCAGTGGCCACAGCCAGTTACCGCCTGCTCCCAGAGATCACCCTGCTGGAGCtggtggagggagagaaggcAGAGCGCCTAAAACGCTGCTTCTCACGAGGAGTAATAGACATCGAAGATGTTAACG GGAAAAAGGTTGCCAAAGTAGTGAACAGTCGCTTGGATACATGCAGCAGGGAAGTCCTCCGACATGACGACCTGAAGGATGTGGTGAAGCTCGGGAGACTGCGAGACCATTTCATCT tTACTGTGGAGTCGACTGGCATCCTGCCTCCAGACGTGCTGGTCACAGAGGCCATCCAAGTCCTCATGGTCAAGTGTCAGAGGTTTCTCAATGAACTGGACTCTACAAACATGGAGTGA